A window of Juglans regia cultivar Chandler chromosome 7, Walnut 2.0, whole genome shotgun sequence contains these coding sequences:
- the LOC108994757 gene encoding probable membrane-associated kinase regulator 4 has translation MAVNLQSCDHADDDYIDMEVSSYSNFLCHSVGSPPHTREFEFQMSSSSQEREPTTSPADELFYKGKLLPLHLPPRLQMVEKLLQNSSPAYDTRKDIFEEFYSTPLTTTAPTPTFSTPFESCNISPSESCRVSRELNLDEYISEYSTELGGFYSETQRKSWTKKLKQSSLGLKLKASRAYLKSLFSKSGCSHESCTAATKNANEGSVSKAKECMNTYMKESKKIPFGQIQKDKCSTSTSIMKSIDEDKTAENGFGHHRRSFSVIIKRHSAKKSSPPSSSSSSSSSSNSNDSKGFHELQFLKRCGSASSDIEISIQGAIAHCKQSQQLFHSRKTVSEVGFYSLSTSRIAVREDQDRPDLCRG, from the coding sequence ATGGCCGTAAACCTCCAATCATGTGATCATGCAGATGATGACTACATCGACATGGAAGTCAGCTCATACTCCAACTTCCTTTGTCATTCTGTAGGCTCCCCTCCGCACACCAGAGAGTTCGAGTTCCAAATGTCTTCCAGCTCTCAAGAAAGAGAGCCAACAACTTCCCCAGCTGACGAGCTTTTCTATAAGGGAAAACTTCTTCCTCTTCACCTCCCCCCACGTTTGCAAATGGTAGAAAAACTCCTGCAAAACTCCAGCCCTGCTTATGATACAAGAAAAGATATCTTTGAAGAATTCTATAGCACTCCATTAACCACCACTGCCCCAACACCGACTTTTAGTACCCCATTTGAATCTTGCAACATCTCTCCCTCGGAATCTTGCCGGGTTAGTAGAGAGCTGAACCTAGATGAGTATATCTCCGAGTATTCAACTGAACTCGGTGGCTTTTATAGCGAAACCCAAAGAAAGTCTTGGACCAAAAAGCTCAAGCAGTCTTCACTTGGCTTAAAGTTGAAGGCTTCCAGGGCTTACCTCAAGTCTTTGTTCAGTAAATCTGGTTGCTCACATGAGTCCTGTACAGCGGCTACAAAGAATGCCAATGAAGGATCGGTTTCAAAAGCCAAGGAATGTATGAACACGTACATGAAAGAGTCTAAGAAAATCCCGTTTGGGCAAATTCAGAAGGACAAATGCTCAACGTCAACAAGTATCATGAAGAGCATTGACGAAGACAAGACTGCCGAGAATGGCTTTGGCCACCATAGGAGATCATTCTCGGTGATTATCAAACGCCATTCAGCAAAGAAGTCTTCACCCCCCTCATCCTCATCCagctcttcttcatcttcaaactCAAACGATTCAAAGGGATTCCATGAGTTGCAATTTCTCAAGAGATGTGGCAGCGCAAGTTCAGATATCGAGATATCAATTCAAGGAGCAATTGCTCATTGCAAACAGTCTCAGCAGCTTTTCCACTCCAGAAAGACTGTAAGTGAAGTTGGGTTTTACTCATTGTCAACTTCCAGGATTGCAGTTCGTGAAGATCAAGATAGGCCAGACCTTTGCAGAGgttga